gcggggggggaggaagaggctTCCCTGGACTTCGCTGTGTAACAACAGTGCAAAAGGACCGTTCCTTTAACGTTTTGGGGTTAGTCTGCCTTCATCCTTCTTACCACACTTCAGTTCACTAAGGAGAATGGTCTTGGAGCATTGAAACTGGATTCTTTTAGGATGAAATTAAACTGGAAGATGCACTCCAGAAGCCTACCTAATACACTCCAGTCACAAATGAGCACTGTGATCACTGGATCAAACTAGAGCtagtccaaaagaaaaaaaataatcctgagaTGCATAATAATGTGAAAATAGGGTCTTCAGTACAAATCCACAGTACTTGCTAACACCTTGCACCCATACACCTATGCAATTCACAcgaaaaaaccaacaccaaaacctCTGCAAAGAACTTTCATGCAATTCAAATATGAAATCTGATATTGCTCAGCAGTTTTCCCAGACTCTGTCAGGGAAATTATACATTATACAAGTTATAAGTGAGCGTATATGAATGATGCATGTCAAAATTTATATTTCCATAAACACAAAAAGTGTGCTACTGATATAGTTGAAGAAACCTCATTCATTAAATTAATTCGGAGCAAGCATCTGACAACTATATATCCAGAACTATACAAGTAAGAGAGGACAGAGTTCCAGGCCATCAAAGGGAAGTTAATAGACCCTTCTGAACACCAAAGCAGAGATCTTCAAGGCAAAATATTAAGATAAAACATGAGCGTGCAGACTGCAAGCAATAAAAAGCACATTGGAATAAGCAAGAAGCAGCTATTACTATCATGCATGAAATGCAATACTGCAATACATATGCCTGAAACACTACTGTCActataaaaagctataaaaaccaatgaaaactgaaaagctaAATGTGTCTTCCCTCTTCACTTCAGCATGACTTCTACATTTTTAGAAACATCTTAAGAACTAGAGAGCATATGAAAATACATCAAATCAAGAAGCTTTAATGGATTCACTGAGCATAAAGAATTTATAGAGTTCCACCCAGTGTCTTGGATGGACCTTCTCTACTCTGAAGCCCCTCACCACATGAATGAAGAATGAACTTCTTTTTTGTCAGAACAAGGACTGTTGCTAAACTAGAATTATCTACATGCTGCAACTTGAATTGCCTGCCCATGAATTTGGAACATTTAAAAGACTCACTCAGTGATGAGTAAGAGTTAAAGGGGcatcaacagaagaaaagaaaaaaagaataaaggaggGGAACAGAGGAGGGGTAAAAGGAAACATAACCAAAGAAAGGTAACATTGAACTTATAGTCATTTAAGGTAGAATACCTGAAAggagaacagaacaaaaaaggatAGACAAGAAgtcaagaaaacagatttatgCCAGTCTAATGAAGTAGTACTGACTGTTTATAGTCAATTTGGCAATTGTGTAGCTGGCACGTAGCTCACGCTTGTGTTGCCATAATTCTGGTGGGAATTAATATGTGAAACTACATGAAAGAGAAAACCCTAAAATGAATGCATtgtaatcaaataaaaataaacaaatttaaaaaaacaacaaacaacgcTTAAGATGTGTTTACACCTGTTCACACTCAAAAGATAAcaataaaaccacaaaacaaccacAACAGGAATTCATGCAATTGAAAGTATAGAATAGAAAATCATTCAACAAAAACCTGCATTTAGCTACTGAAGTTTGgattttacacagaaaaagaaaggaaaaaaccggGAATGCTTAATATTTGCAAGAGCCCCCAAAAAGACAAAGTACCAAGgcactgcaaaacaaaaggcttaATTGTTAGTTTAGACTAAGAAAAGATATCTGACAAGTAATAGTTTGACATGGTGCAGTATTAAAACTATTAACATGAAAAAAGTGAAAGGAGAGTTATGATGGACTGCATGAAGGACAGAAAAACAGGGGAGGAAACAGGAATTCCAAAAAGAACCCAAGCAAAAAACCCCGATCAAAAATAtcccaacccaacaaaaaaaagataattaagaacaaaataaaatcaaaatcgttagtaagatgaaaaaaagagaaaaagacagagatgTTATATGGAAGATAACCACTAACTGAAGCAATGAAAAATTGTAGCATTTTGCTCCCCAGTGctctcaaattttattttaatttgaaaaacagataCCAGTATACTGTTTTGAGCCCTGGACGGGTCGGTATTTTCAAACTAAGTGAAGTCCTTCCAGAACTAAGACAGACTCTTAATTTAGTACAGTTATAGTATGTATGTATTACCTTTGTTACCAGGAacaaaaggaaggggaaggagaggaagggaaccaaaaatttaaaaacctcTCAACCAAGCGAGACTTTGGCTAATGGGAAGTAATAAAACTTTAAGAAGGACATTTTGTACAAATGCACTGGTTCTTGATCAAGGTATTGTTCAACTCCTGACACTATTTTAAGccaatacatgtttttaaatcacACTTGCTTTATCAGTCAGTGCTTACTcagttaaaataagaaaatactgatGAGCAAAAACTACGAAATTCCCCATTATCATTTTGGAGATGGTGGGgcaaaaatgaaagcacagaggatcctaaataaaatatttctttggaaaaatgaGACTACTAAGAGCCCAGGTCATCACTAAACTGAGACACAGATGTGGAGGAACTGTGAGAAGGGAAATTTCTTCTAGAACAGTCTGTACTTCTGCACTATACAAAAAAGTTCTAAGGAAAATGTCCCGTTcacaggatttttgtttgtttgtttttacaaacataATCATTCTGGAACACTACAGCAAAGACACACACCATATTTAAGATACAAGACCACTAAGCCATACTATACCTTCTTTAAGTAGGCTATAGCAGAAAATGCGGGCTCTTTCCAAATCTCCCAACTGTCGACAAATTCCTGTATAGACTCGACATAGAGCCTGATTGAAATTGTAATTTGTGGCATTCTTCTGAGCCTTGAGTTTATTGAGAATAACATGCAGCAAGGACTCTGCTAAATGCTATAAGGCACAAAAAACATTGTTAGACTATTATATACTTGACTATATTTGATAGCATTATAGCAGTATGACAAGTAAAAAGAATTACTATCTTATTTGCAGGAATACTGTTTGCATAcatataaaaatgcagaaaagtaaaTCAGAGGCAACcagtgaaagagaaaagagtGAGGAGCAACTTCCCGGAATAAACATGCCTTAAAAAGATGCAGAATAGGACTACTATTCTTGAAATATAAATTGTTTAGTTATGTGATTAAAAACTATCTTCCTTAAACAAAAAGTGAGGGCAGGGATAATGACAGGTAGAGGAACCCCAATAACCTAATCAGAGCAAATGGAGCACCCTGACTCGGCTAATCCCAGAGCTACCACAGGAGGAAAAACAGCCCCTTGTCCAGGCGTGGGACTTACTAGATGAGTCAACGGCAGAGTCTCTCCGCAGATCCCCCTACACACTGCAGGAGTGGGGAAGGGGTGTTACTCTCTGCAGTAACATGGGACTCAACATGAGGTGCAAGGAAGGAGAATATTGGGATTGTGCAAGACTTACTCTAGGATGTTTAGAGGGAGGGCTAAAAGTGGGGAGTAGAATGAGAGGCTTAGAAGCCAGGTGCTGGAGAGGCCACGGGTTTAGACTGGGTACCTGCAGACACCAGGGAGTCTGAGTGTTGGCTTCGTGAGGAACCAGAAGGTCCAAGCCAAGTACCTGAAAGACCGGGGGTCTGAGAGTCAGATGCAGGTCAGGCCATAGGTCTGGACCAGCTACTGGAGGGATACGTGTGCGCTTCTGTGTCTGTAAGTGTCAGCACGTGAGACAAGTGGGCAGAACAGGAGTCACCCACAGGATATACTGAGTGTCCAATGTTAGCTACTGGAGGGATCCATACTctccacatatatatatacacatgtattttcTGCTACCAGGCTTTTACCCTGACCAGCCACAGAAGGGAACAAGATTAGGTGCACACTGTGTGCACGTGTGCCTATTAGGAGTACGTACTCGGCCTTGCTACTGGCTGGACCTGGAAACATTAAGCTGCCGCAGCCTCGGTTCTATGAAGTTACCAGATTTGCAACTCCTAACAAAGATGACCCCAGAACTTGGTAGCAACTTCTGTAGAGAACTTAATTACGTTCAAGAACTGAAACAGGGCAAAATGCTGCCATGCATCAGTTGGTGAATTGCTCTGCTGCAGGCCACGATTTATCTACGAGAAAGACGGcaattaaagtacattttttcaaCACTGATGCTAAGCACGTTCTGAGAAACAAACTAATGAAAGATTTTTCcaataaaattcattttaacaacCTGATGTAGAATAATACAGGTAAACATGGAATGAAAGGGTATGTCACTATTGTATATGCAATGCAGTTGAtcttatttaattgaaaaaataaaaaaaggtaattgAACCTTACACTTTTAGAGGAACTCCTATAATTGTTAATGCTATCCACTacaaaaaatgctgcaaaaatcaAGTGGTTTATGCATACATCAGGAAAGCAAACCTATTTACAAATGCAGTTTTGCATCTTGGATACCACTGAACAGTAATTTCTTGTGaagttctgtattttctgaagTTATACAAGTTCAGATGTCTGATAACGTTTCAAGACTACACTTTGGCACTGCAGATTGCTTGAACAATTGAGAATTCAAAAACTACATACTTATACTCTTTTCATCTGCACGGAAGTcattattaaaacacaaaattaaaaattaggctACTTACCTTGTTTTTTATACCAAATTCATAGACAActtctttctcttcatctctCATTATTGGAATCTTTGAGATATTGCCAACATACACGTGACCTTTAATAACTGGTAACAAGTCAAAACAGGATTCAGCAATTTTCTTCAATGCCAAAGAAACTTTCTGGCAGTCAGGATCAATAACCTTCTTTACTGGTAGTGATGCTTCTAAACTGGAACTGTGTGATGAATCACTGATTTCACAGCTTTTGTCGTGGAAAGCCTCCTGCGTATCAGAGATTGTATTTTTAGGATCTTCAATAGCAGCAGTATCATTGGGCTCCAGCTTTGGTGGTTCGCTGTCCAACCTCAGTCTCTTTGCACTTCTTGGCATAGATATTGGCAACGGTGTCCGTTTTTCAAGATGATTTGATGAGCTTGAAAACAATTGCTGATTTTGCACATCTTTATCTTGATCTTTGCTACTATCAGATTTCAAATTGCTCCCAGTTTTAACAAAAGCAGTTGATGTAGATGCAATTGCCTTGAACCCACCTATTTGAGCCACAGGACCCGGCAAACTTTGGCTGTCTGAAAAAGCACATCGATTAAGCTGAATATTGCCTTTCAGAATGTTTAGTGTCCTTGCCCTTGCAGACAGCTCTGGATACATAGTGTCCAATATTTTCACAGAGTTCTCCTGAGGAGCACCTGGAGCAGCACTGTCGGCTGCCAACAGAGGAAATCTTCCTGGGACGGGAAGCGCGTGCTTTGGAATGGAAGTACAAAATTTCAGAGGTGAGGAGCAAATCCTTCTACCTACTGCCATTTCTGAGGgtgagggaggagaaaataaaagagcagaTTTTACTGTTGGAGTATCTCTTAACGGAGACATGAGAGGAGGAACAGGGGTTTCACGTAGTGGGGATATGAGGTCATCAAGAGGGGAAAGCAAAGAGGATCGACCAGTAGAAGACATTACGGGGGACATGGTACACGCAGCTTTTGGAGGAGTAGCAATCAAAGGCAGTAGCAAGGGGGGCAGAGGAGGACCCATCTCTTGCCTAATTTTATTTATAGTCTCAGATGAGCATTTTGTTGGCATAGAAGTATCAGCGTTTGCAAGAACTGGCTGAGTTTGTCTAACTTTGAgagtctttgtttttcttttaccttgaAACAGCCTCTTTGATAGCTTGGCATGCATTACTTGTGCAGTTGTCTTGGTTGAAACAGTCAAGATTTCAGATGGTTCTTGCTCTTTGCACTTCAATTTATTGCTCTTTTTGAGAGTGACATCCACACAAGACTCCGACTCCAACATACAGAGCTTCTCAAACGCTGTTTTTTGTGGCTCAGGAGGCTGCCTAACTGTCTGACAATTGCACTCGACATCAGATAGGGCTGGATTTGGAAGACACttgacacaatttttttttctactgctacCATCTAGGATAACATCAGTGTTGTTTTCTCCCATGTTGGAAGCAGTGTGAGTTTGATTATGATTATATTCTTCAAACACTGAGACCCCCATATCAACACCGTGTAGTAGACCTTGCCCCACATCTGACTGAAGTTTTTCAGAATCATTTTCTTCTAAGAAATTGCCAAGTGCTAACATTCTTGAATTTAATTTACTGTCTTTTACAGCCAGTCTGCAAGTTTCTGGGAATCTGGTTAACGTCTGGCATAGTGGTAATCTATTTTTTGAAGCATTTGGCATCACAGGGCTTTCTTTTGATGTCCCAGTTTTTAACAGACTGTCCTCACTGTCATTGATGCATCCAGCTCTGTTAGAATCTACCATGCATTCATTAGCACCCTCGGTATTTTCAGAGGTTACTACTACATACTTTCTTTTCCAAGAGGCTAAGTCTTTAGGATAACCCTCCCCAACCACGTCTGACAACTCATTTGCAGTATCTGGAGAGCTGTTTGTTTCACAGCGTGTATACATATCCACCACAGTGTCTGCTTTTGTATGACTAACTGTCAAAGTATTTCCTGGGTGCATTGTTGAATGAAGTTCACGTCCTTGGTAATCAGCATCAACAATCGCACCAGTTTCCAGAGCACCCACTGCAATTCTCCTGGAAGCTCTCAGTTCCTTTCTAAACATGGGAACTTTTTGTATGGAACAGTCTTTCTCTTCAGATTCATTGCTCTGCTCTGGCATATCAAAACCATTTTTAGACCTTTTTATGGCATTTTTCCCAAGTGGCTCAGAACTATTCAGTTCTTTGCTTTCTCCCCCAGCTGTTAGTGAACCAGTTGCAGAAGGTTCTGTTCCAACTTTCCACGTAGAAGTCCTGCATCCTGATTCTTGACATTCAGACTTTTGAAGAAAAGTATTCTTATTATAAGAGTTTGGATCCAGGATCTGTGATTTAACAGGTGCCTGAGGTTCTTTATCTACTGGCTGCTCCTTCTCAGATGGAATTTTCACTTCATTCTTGTGTACGTATTCCCTCTCAGGGCAGTCCGGTTCTTTGCACATGTTGTCTTTTTCAGCAGATAGGATCTCAGCACCCTCTTCCAAGCTTTCTGAAGAACAGTTAAATGCACTACCTGTAACacaatttttatcttctttgttttCCCATATATGGGAAAAAGCAGCCTTTTCTGTGAAATCAGTTTCAGCAAAACTGACAACTTTCTGAAGATGGAAATTTAGATCAGGAGGCATGGTGGATTCCAAGCCAGTTCCCACTTGCACAGGAGAATctgtttcttcagtatttatACAGCCCATCTCCAAGTCCCCTTGAGCAGAAAAAGCCAAGCCACTAtgaaaatccatttctgaatGGCAGATGATCTCTGaagcattatttttcttcacaacaTTCTCTTCCCAGTTAAATGAAGTGGAACAAGTCTCAGTCACCAATTCcttgctttgtttatttaattccccttttatttcatcacatttaacattttcagttaCCGAGAACTGATTCAGAGGTTTTGCAAACTGTGCCTCAGAAGTAACATTACTTTCTACTAAGACAGATTCAATGGTATCCACTCTTTCTAACAGCTCATTGCTTTCCGCTTCAAAATCTTCTGGATTAACTTTGAATTCAGTCTCTTGAGATTCAAACACTCTGAAGTTTTGAGTTTTGGACAATCCACATTCTAATGCACTACACAGGTTTTCAGGTTGTTTTATTTCACCTTCTATTTCTGTAAAATCTAACACAGAGGATTCACACTTAGCTACACTGCTTTCTACATCAGTAATGCACGCTGTCTTTGGTAGCGCAAGTACACTTTCCAAGTCTGACTTCCCTTGCGAT
This region of Harpia harpyja isolate bHarHar1 chromosome 1, bHarHar1 primary haplotype, whole genome shotgun sequence genomic DNA includes:
- the ICE1 gene encoding little elongation complex subunit 1 isoform X7; this translates as MMPGETPPPPAGTAAAAGGPACANCGVLQQNINEYVAALIALKQKMIDGDRLLTEYQQKCTELQFAEREISALRCQVEQMLQKILPLEKCQEELGSLKAELEEKKSSLKIYRESQLEYVKIKEEIVNSDAVRKKLETKVKKLEEAATKHTQDFRQLKTEKKRLEKELKKAQGKLDGVLKEKCRKVKHAETQSSSEDLTTDIDKEKIKLLLEELWMCIDSATGKRENQENDPVLASIQDKAWPEKRRLTVTEETVQIHQKIRKCDGKTLPWYSSLESAGKQNSLTAMQLQASTEPFGGDCVENRPTEECLRSGEDKTVGVIIQTDGAHSSSDFSDQEQKGPGGNVMDILNWARPLPALLSPVQLSPPTTQDMLFGEVTGSSDEEVDCSASAVEDILQEDQVQPQSCNVFSHNEEFKRQSKSCQQGLDAEISCNLSWNENNVHIGPQMSSKEERDAETKQAEAAALITNTETNKDCLEENSENMETEKRELTEATADELEATEEQKGDGEDIRSEEGGSSADFMLHSFKPQNQLKKCSEVAQTEENVILIRAVDYEGTHEEHGEFMKAESNGLSGERETPRAVSVPQNVTHLPPEQCIVLQSEGSEEKSDVLIQNEVVENESKNVIEVTSMASDVGENIKEVIIGEKITAAIQIKGLCAEANNESELSENVLSDFSSLKSFCEVECSKDLVIQRHGEGIIMETEADTGAIEMSAHSECSEIKHDSEEILEKQCVQTIKDEADRKCKPETVKVSRHYLPVSATEGIRNLLSMDDTDKNVGMERPALSAFPKDDAQLRTEDMNITRPETIELAMKFNRESVLEIAESSEILHSAENGKLVDIREGGYLKGKPHQEENGSNSSQGKSDLESVLALPKTACITDVESSVAKCESSVLDFTEIEGEIKQPENLCSALECGLSKTQNFRVFESQETEFKVNPEDFEAESNELLERVDTIESVLVESNVTSEAQFAKPLNQFSVTENVKCDEIKGELNKQSKELVTETCSTSFNWEENVVKKNNASEIICHSEMDFHSGLAFSAQGDLEMGCINTEETDSPVQVGTGLESTMPPDLNFHLQKVVSFAETDFTEKAAFSHIWENKEDKNCVTGSAFNCSSESLEEGAEILSAEKDNMCKEPDCPEREYVHKNEVKIPSEKEQPVDKEPQAPVKSQILDPNSYNKNTFLQKSECQESGCRTSTWKVGTEPSATGSLTAGGESKELNSSEPLGKNAIKRSKNGFDMPEQSNESEEKDCSIQKVPMFRKELRASRRIAVGALETGAIVDADYQGRELHSTMHPGNTLTVSHTKADTVVDMYTRCETNSSPDTANELSDVVGEGYPKDLASWKRKYVVVTSENTEGANECMVDSNRAGCINDSEDSLLKTGTSKESPVMPNASKNRLPLCQTLTRFPETCRLAVKDSKLNSRMLALGNFLEENDSEKLQSDVGQGLLHGVDMGVSVFEEYNHNQTHTASNMGENNTDVILDGSSRKKNCVKCLPNPALSDVECNCQTVRQPPEPQKTAFEKLCMLESESCVDVTLKKSNKLKCKEQEPSEILTVSTKTTAQVMHAKLSKRLFQGKRKTKTLKVRQTQPVLANADTSMPTKCSSETINKIRQEMGPPLPPLLLPLIATPPKAACTMSPVMSSTGRSSLLSPLDDLISPLRETPVPPLMSPLRDTPTVKSALLFSPPSPSEMAVGRRICSSPLKFCTSIPKHALPVPGRFPLLAADSAAPGAPQENSVKILDTMYPELSARARTLNILKGNIQLNRCAFSDSQSLPGPVAQIGGFKAIASTSTAFVKTGSNLKSDSSKDQDKDVQNQQLFSSSSNHLEKRTPLPISMPRSAKRLRLDSEPPKLEPNDTAAIEDPKNTISDTQEAFHDKSCEISDSSHSSSLEASLPVKKVIDPDCQKVSLALKKIAESCFDLLPVIKGHVYVGNISKIPIMRDEEKEVVYEFGIKNKVLGLDLLVPHEANTQTPWCLQVPSLNPWPLQHLASKPLILLPTFSPPSKHPRHLAESLLHVILNKLKAQKNATNYNFNQALCRVYTGICRQLGDLERARIFCYSLLKEALV
- the ICE1 gene encoding little elongation complex subunit 1 isoform X3, with product MMPGETPPPPAGTAAAAGGPACANCGVLQQNINEYVAALIALKQKMIDGDRLLTEYQQKCTELQFAEREISALRCQVEQMLQKILPLEKCQEELGSLKAELEEKKSSLKIYRESQLEYVKIKEEIVNSDAVRKKLETKVKKLEEAATKHTQDFRQLKTEKKRLEKELKKAQGKLDGVLKEKCRKVKHAETQSSSEDLTTDIDKEKIKLLLEELWMCIDSATGKRENQENDPVLASIQDKAWPEKRRLTVTEETVQIHQKIRKCDGKTLPWYSSLESAGKQNSLTAMQLQASTEPFGGDCVENRPTEECLRSGEDKTVGVIIQTDGAHSSSDFSDQEQKGPGGNVMDILNWARPLPALLSPVQLSPPTTQDMLFGEVTGSSDEEVDCSASAVEDILQEDQVQPQSCNVFSHNEEFKRQSKSCQQGLDAEISCNLSWNENNVHIGPQMSSKEERDAETKQAEAAALITNTETNKDCLEENSENMETEKRELTEATADELEATEEQKGDGEDIRSEEGGSSADFMLHSFKPQNQLKKCSEVAQTEENVILIRAVDYEGTHEEHGEFMKAESNGLSGERETPRAVSVPQNVTHLPPEQCIVLQSEGSEEKSDVLIQNEVVENESKNVIEVTSMASDVGENIKEVIIGEKITAAIQIKGLCAEANNESELSENVLSDFSSLKSFCEVECSKDLVIQRHGEGIIMETEADTGAIEMSAHSECSEIKHDSEEILEKQCVQTIKDEADRKCKPETVKVSRHYLPVSATEGIRNLLSMDDTDKNVGMERPALSAFPKDDAQLRTEDMNITRPETIELAMKFNRESVLEIAESSEILHSAENGKLVDIREGGYLKGKPHQEENGSNSSQGKSDLESVLALPKTACITDVESSVAKCESSVLDFTEIEGEIKQPENLCSALECGLSKTQNFRVFESQETEFKVNPEDFEAESNELLERVDTIESVLVESNVTSEAQFAKPLNQFSVTENVKCDEIKGELNKQSKELVTETCSTSFNWEENVVKKNNASEIICHSEMDFHSGLAFSAQGDLEMGCINTEETDSPVQVGTGLESTMPPDLNFHLQKVVSFAETDFTEKAAFSHIWENKEDKNCVTGSAFNCSSESLEEGAEILSAEKDNMCKEPDCPEREYVHKNEVKIPSEKEQPVDKEPQAPVKSQILDPNSYNKNTFLQKSECQESGCRTSTWKVGTEPSATGSLTAGGESKELNSSEPLGKNAIKRSKNGFDMPEQSNESEEKDCSIQKVPMFRKELRASRRIAVGALETGAIVDADYQGRELHSTMHPGNTLTVSHTKADTVVDMYTRCETNSSPDTANELSDVVGEGYPKDLASWKRKYVVVTSENTEGANECMVDSNRAGCINDSEDSLLKTGTSKESPVMPNASKNRLPLCQTLTRFPETCRLAVKDSKLNSRMLALGNFLEENDSEKLQSDVGQGLLHGVDMGVSVFEEYNHNQTHTASNMGENNTDVILDGSSRKKNCVKCLPNPALSDVECNCQTVRQPPEPQKTAFEKLCMLESESCVDVTLKKSNKLKCKEQEPSEILTVSTKTTAQVMHAKLSKRLFQGKRKTKTLKVRQTQPVLANADTSMPTKCSSETINKIRQEMGPPLPPLLLPLIATPPKAACTMSPVMSSTGRSSLLSPLDDLISPLRETPVPPLMSPLRDTPTVKSALLFSPPSPSEMAVGRRICSSPLKFCTSIPKHALPVPGRFPLLAADSAAPGAPQENSVKILDTMYPELSARARTLNILKGNIQLNRCAFSDSQSLPGPVAQIGGFKAIASTSTAFVKTGSNLKSDSSKDQDKDVQNQQLFSSSSNHLEKRTPLPISMPRSAKRLRLDSEPPKLEPNDTAAIEDPKNTISDTQEAFHDKSCEISDSSHSSSLEASLPVKKVIDPDCQKVSLALKKIAESCFDLLPVIKGHVYVGNISKIPIMRDEEKEVVYEFGIKNKHLAESLLHVILNKLKAQKNATNYNFNQALCRVYTGICRQLGDLERARIFCYSLLKEDFPDSEKLILFIINVWSDIFVFQGAINKAMQLVVRQSASNEMLACFSAYLNWEQSSSLDAGIMVSNLLLEMQSCPKVEFQLSEHYGEDLSEDAWQYIFAVDLLCSRLKWDWTHDNVISKVLWPSMDKWVKKRKGHETAQSIPDSVIALTLRLIGRLGQIGLKEGYLAAVKNISSVIGLFVQHAKEEGVPWGVQLAAIYSLCDLGSSNPEGIVEAIHAWRATVLNNIPFAVTSGIAEITSLCKMELN
- the ICE1 gene encoding little elongation complex subunit 1 isoform X2 encodes the protein MMPGETPPPPAGTAAAAGGPACANCGVLQQNINEYVAALIALKQKMIDGDRLLTEYQQKCTELQFAEREISALRCQVEQMLQKILPLEKCQEELGSLKAELEEKKSSLKIYRESQLEYVKIKEEIVNSDAVRKKLETKVKKLEEAATKHTQDFRQLKTEKKRLEKELKKAQGKLDGVLKEKCRKVKHAETQSSSEDLTTDIDKEKIKLLLEELWMCIDSATGKRENQENDPVLASIQDKAWPEKRRLTVTEETVQIHQKIRKCDGKTLPWYSSLESAGKQNSLTAMQLQASTEPFGGDCVENRPTEECLRSGEDKTVGVIIQTDGAHSSSDFSDQEQKGPGGNVMDILNWARPLPALLSPVQLSPPTTQDMLFGEVTGSSDEEVDCSASAVEDILQEDQVQPQSCNVFSHNEEFKRQSKSCQQGLDAEISCNLSWNENNVHIGPQMSSKEERDAETKQAEAAALITNTETNKDCLEENSENMETEKRELTEATADELEATEEQKGDGEDIRSEEGGSSADFMLHSFKPQNQLKKCSEVAQTEENVILIRAVDYEGTHEEHGEFMKAESNGLSGERETPRAVSVPQNVTHLPPEQCIVLQSEGSEEKSDVLIQNEVVENESKNVIEVTSMASDVGENIKEVIIGEKITAAIQIKGLCAEANNESELSENVLSDFSSLKSFCEVECSKDLVIQRHGEGIIMETEADTGAIEMSAHSECSEIKHDSEEILEKQCVQTIKDEADRKCKPETVKVSRHYLPVSATEGIRNLLSMDDTDKNVGMERPALSAFPKDDAQLRTEDMNITRPETIELAMKFNRESVLEIAESSEILHSAENGKLVDIREGGYLKGKPHQEENGSNSSQGKSDLESVLALPKTACITDVESSVAKCESSVLDFTEIEGEIKQPENLCSALECGLSKTQNFRVFESQETEFKVNPEDFEAESNELLERVDTIESVLVESNVTSEAQFAKPLNQFSVTENVKCDEIKGELNKQSKELVTETCSTSFNWEENVVKKNNASEIICHSEMDFHSGLAFSAQGDLEMGCINTEETDSPVQVGTGLESTMPPDLNFHLQKVVSFAETDFTEKAAFSHIWENKEDKNCVTGSAFNCSSESLEEGAEILSAEKDNMCKEPDCPEREYVHKNEVKIPSEKEQPVDKEPQAPVKSQILDPNSYNKNTFLQKSECQESGCRTSTWKVGTEPSATGSLTAGGESKELNSSEPLGKNAIKRSKNGFDMPEQSNESEEKDCSIQKVPMFRKELRASRRIAVGALETGAIVDADYQGRELHSTMHPGNTLTVSHTKADTVVDMYTRCETNSSPDTANELSDVVGEGYPKDLASWKRKYVVVTSENTEGANECMVDSNRAGCINDSEDSLLKTGTSKESPVMPNASKNRLPLCQTLTRFPETCRLAVKDSKLNSRMLALGNFLEENDSEKLQSDVGQGLLHGVDMGVSVFEEYNHNQTHTASNMGENNTDVILDGSSRKKNCVKCLPNPALSDVECNCQTVRQPPEPQKTAFEKLCMLESESCVDVTLKKSNKLKCKEQEPSEILTVSTKTTAQVMHAKLSKRLFQGKRKTKTLKVRQTQPVLANADTSMPTKCSSETINKIRQEMGPPLPPLLLPLIATPPKAACTMSPVMSSTGRSSLLSPLDDLISPLRETPVPPLMSPLRDTPTVKSALLFSPPSPSEMAVGRRICSSPLKFCTSIPKHALPVPGRFPLLAADSAAPGAPQENSVKILDTMYPELSARARTLNILKGNIQLNRCAFSDSQSLPGPVAQIGGFKAIASTSTAFVKTGSNLKSDSSKDQDKDVQNQQLFSSSSNHLEKRTPLPISMPRSAKRLRLDSEPPKLEPNDTAAIEDPKNTISDTQEAFHDKSCEISDSSHSSSLEASLPVKKVIDPDCQKVSLALKKIAESCFDLLPVIKGHVYVGNISKIPIMRDEEKEVVYEFGIKNKVLGLDLLVPHEANTQTPWCLQHLAESLLHVILNKLKAQKNATNYNFNQALCRVYTGICRQLGDLERARIFCYSLLKEDFPDSEKLILFIINVWSDIFVFQGAINKAMQLVVRQSASNEMLACFSAYLNWEQSSSLDAGIMVSNLLLEMQSCPKVEFQLSEHYGEDLSEDAWQYIFAVDLLCSRLKWDWTHDNVISKVLWPSMDKWVKKRKGHETAQSIPDSVIALTLRLIGRLGQIGLKEGYLAAVKNISSVIGLFVQHAKEEGVPWGVQLAAIYSLCDLGSSNPEGIVEAIHAWRATVLNNIPFAVTSGIAEITSLCKMELN